In the genome of Hymenobacter cellulosivorans, one region contains:
- the purD gene encoding phosphoribosylamine--glycine ligase, producing MPKTIVLLGGGAREHAMAWKLTRDGATVHVLPGNGGIPNSHPDISATDFPAVQQFCEQHGVKLIVVGPEAPLAAGVTDYFAGSDIRVFGPSRAGAVLESSKVWSKDFMRRHGVATAMSWQYRSDKLTEARAKATELNGQVVVKYDGLAAGKGVYVCSSIEEAQAALDDLQLQHTGWFSFLLEEKLIGPEISIIGVTDGNRVRLLAPSQDHKQLLAGDQGPNTGGMGAYCPVPFCDDNVLAAIRTSIVDPTLRGLQNEQFNFKGFLYFGIMLTDQGPKLLEYNVRLGDPEAEVLLPALESSLLELIEATLDGKLQQTVVRQRRGSYVGVVLASGGYPAAQFPTGFPITGLDQLHPSILAFHGATKQQDGELVTTGGRVMVLVGHGEELEDAVAHVYREAEKVKFQDVYIRTDIGQRPEPTLAANW from the coding sequence TTGCCTAAAACTATAGTCCTCCTCGGCGGCGGGGCCCGTGAGCACGCCATGGCCTGGAAGCTGACCCGCGACGGGGCCACGGTGCACGTGCTGCCCGGCAACGGCGGCATTCCCAACAGTCACCCCGACATCAGCGCCACCGACTTTCCGGCCGTGCAGCAGTTTTGTGAACAACACGGCGTGAAGCTGATTGTAGTTGGCCCCGAAGCCCCGTTAGCTGCTGGCGTGACGGATTATTTCGCCGGTTCCGACATCCGTGTGTTTGGTCCTTCGCGGGCCGGGGCGGTGCTGGAAAGCTCCAAGGTGTGGAGCAAAGACTTCATGCGGCGGCACGGTGTGGCTACGGCCATGTCGTGGCAGTACCGCAGTGATAAGCTGACCGAGGCCCGGGCCAAGGCCACTGAGCTGAACGGGCAGGTAGTGGTGAAGTACGACGGGCTGGCCGCCGGCAAGGGCGTGTACGTGTGCTCCTCCATCGAAGAAGCCCAGGCCGCCCTGGATGATTTGCAGCTGCAGCACACCGGTTGGTTTAGCTTCCTACTCGAAGAAAAGCTCATCGGCCCCGAAATCAGCATTATCGGCGTCACGGACGGCAACCGGGTGCGGCTGCTGGCCCCATCCCAGGACCACAAGCAGCTGCTGGCCGGCGACCAGGGCCCCAACACCGGCGGCATGGGCGCCTACTGCCCCGTCCCGTTCTGCGACGACAACGTGCTGGCCGCCATCCGCACCAGCATCGTTGACCCCACCCTGCGGGGCCTGCAAAACGAGCAGTTCAACTTCAAAGGCTTCCTATACTTCGGTATCATGCTCACCGACCAAGGCCCCAAGCTGCTCGAATACAACGTCCGCCTTGGTGACCCGGAAGCCGAAGTGCTCTTGCCCGCCTTGGAAAGCTCGTTGCTGGAACTCATCGAAGCTACGCTGGATGGCAAGCTCCAGCAAACCGTGGTGCGGCAGCGGCGCGGCAGCTACGTGGGCGTGGTGCTGGCCTCGGGTGGGTACCCGGCCGCCCAGTTCCCCACCGGCTTCCCCATCACCGGCCTCGACCAGCTACACCCCAGCATCCTGGCTTTCCACGGCGCGACCAAGCAGCAGGATGGCGAGCTGGTAACCACCGGCGGCCGGGTAATGGTGCTGGTAGGCCACGGTGAGGAGCTGGAAGACGCCGTAGCTCACGTGTACCGCGAAGCCGAAAAAGTAAAGTTTCAGGATGTCTACATCCGTACCGATATCGGCCAGCGGCCGGAACCGACCCTTGCAGCCAACTGGTAA
- the purN gene encoding phosphoribosylglycinamide formyltransferase, protein MQPTGNHSTQKARLAILLSGRGSNMVALVNAVQHGVLQNLAEVAVVFSNKPDAPGLETAATLGCPTASLTSQGRKRQEFDAEVVQVLQQFQPDYIVLAGYMRILSPTFIRAFAGRILNIHPADTHAHQGLHAYEWAFENQLVETKITVHLVDEGLDTGPILAQHPVDLRGADTLAEVERRGLAVEHFLYADTLARLIRGELPNATIETGAASAAVSASTPEPLVPLSSGSASPAGEGLGGKASR, encoded by the coding sequence TTGCAGCCAACTGGTAACCATAGCACCCAAAAAGCACGCCTGGCCATTCTGCTGTCGGGCCGGGGCTCCAACATGGTAGCTCTGGTAAACGCGGTGCAACACGGCGTGCTGCAGAACCTGGCCGAGGTAGCCGTGGTATTCAGCAACAAGCCCGACGCGCCCGGCCTGGAAACGGCCGCTACCCTGGGCTGCCCGACGGCCAGCCTCACGAGCCAGGGCCGCAAGCGCCAGGAGTTTGACGCCGAAGTGGTGCAGGTGCTGCAGCAGTTTCAGCCCGACTACATCGTGCTGGCCGGCTACATGCGGATTTTGTCGCCGACTTTCATCCGGGCCTTTGCCGGCCGCATTCTCAACATTCACCCCGCCGATACGCACGCGCACCAGGGCCTGCACGCCTACGAATGGGCGTTTGAAAATCAACTGGTTGAAACCAAAATCACGGTGCATTTGGTTGATGAGGGCCTGGATACCGGCCCCATTCTGGCCCAGCACCCCGTAGATTTGCGCGGGGCCGATACCCTGGCTGAAGTGGAGCGTCGCGGCTTGGCCGTGGAGCACTTTTTGTACGCCGACACCCTGGCCCGCCTCATCCGCGGCGAGTTACCAAACGCTACTATCGAAACCGGTGCGGCCTCCGCGGCGGTTTCGGCATCTACCCCCGAACCTCTGGTGCCATTGTCGTCCGGCTCAGCTTCTCCCGCGGGAGAAGGGCTGGGGGGTAAGGCTTCTCGTTAA
- a CDS encoding nuclear transport factor 2 family protein, whose product MDAAKQKQLVQDYIEAYNRLDVAGMLQPLHEEVVFRNVTNGEVDLTLTGKDSFRQQAEQALQYFSQREQRVTDWQISADKVEVQLDYSAVAAMDFPNGLKAGDPLQLQGKSVFEFADGLISSITDIS is encoded by the coding sequence ATGGACGCCGCGAAACAGAAACAACTAGTGCAAGACTACATTGAAGCGTACAACCGCCTCGATGTAGCCGGCATGCTCCAGCCCCTGCACGAGGAAGTCGTGTTTCGTAACGTTACCAACGGCGAAGTTGACCTGACCCTGACCGGCAAGGACAGCTTCCGCCAGCAGGCCGAGCAGGCCTTACAGTATTTTTCCCAGCGGGAGCAGCGTGTCACCGATTGGCAGATTAGCGCCGACAAGGTGGAAGTGCAACTCGACTACTCTGCCGTGGCAGCTATGGACTTCCCCAATGGCTTGAAAGCTGGTGACCCGTTGCAGTTGCAGGGTAAGTCAGTGTTCGAATTTGCCGACGGACTTATTTCCTCCATCACCGATATCAGCTAA
- a CDS encoding GNAT family N-acetyltransferase — protein sequence MFPATTLQLEVSSPQAAEAQPLLDALSEHLGTRFGSDGRASFTEWKAADPRYIFLLARLDGEAVGCGAVRPLATEVGEVKRMFAKYSRQGIGEAVLQQLEAEAHKVGFTELWLETRVANTEACRFYLKNGYQRRANYGQYIGRDNSACFGKLLTSSDAAELLSHD from the coding sequence ATGTTCCCCGCCACTACCTTACAGCTCGAAGTTTCCTCGCCCCAAGCGGCGGAAGCCCAGCCTTTGCTCGACGCCTTGTCGGAGCACCTGGGCACGCGCTTCGGCAGCGACGGGCGGGCTTCGTTTACGGAATGGAAAGCTGCTGACCCGCGCTATATTTTTCTGCTGGCCCGGCTGGACGGGGAAGCCGTGGGCTGCGGGGCCGTGCGGCCGTTGGCAACGGAAGTAGGCGAGGTAAAGCGCATGTTTGCTAAATATTCTCGGCAGGGCATTGGTGAAGCGGTGTTACAGCAACTCGAAGCCGAAGCCCACAAGGTTGGCTTCACCGAGTTATGGCTGGAGACCCGGGTAGCTAACACCGAAGCCTGCCGCTTTTACCTTAAAAACGGCTACCAGCGCCGTGCTAATTACGGTCAGTACATCGGCCGCGACAATTCTGCCTGCTTCGGCAAGCTTCTCACTTCTTCTGACGCAGCTGAGTTACTTTCTCATGACTAG
- a CDS encoding heavy-metal-associated domain-containing protein: MSTLQFKTSINCANCVRAVTPFLDAEASVEKWQVDTTSPDKILTVEGENPIPELIMKSVAQAGFDIEPA; this comes from the coding sequence ATGTCAACTCTGCAATTCAAAACCAGCATCAACTGCGCCAACTGCGTGCGCGCCGTCACGCCCTTCCTCGATGCCGAAGCCAGCGTCGAAAAGTGGCAGGTCGATACCACCAGCCCCGACAAAATCCTGACCGTGGAGGGCGAGAACCCCATTCCTGAGCTGATTATGAAGTCCGTCGCCCAGGCTGGGTTTGATATCGAGCCCGCTTAA
- a CDS encoding phosphoribosylformylglycinamidine synthase subunit PurQ, protein MEGQQGINNPKTVQALILTGFGINCEEEFAAAYRLAGAEATIVHLNEVMHGHVSIHDYDILNFPGGFSFGDDLGSGVVLANKLRHRKNAAGRTLLDDIKQFIANGKFVMGICNGFQVLVKLGLLPNLSGNVTPEVTLTHNASGRYEDRWVRLKVNPKSNSPFLKGIDSMEVPVRHGEGRLIIKGEETLAEIEARGLNCLAYTDYDGSPTDVYPHNPNGADLNCAGLTDTTGQVFGLMPHPEAFLSLYNHPDWARRKRQNPGLSEEGDGLKLFRNIVEHVHSQRATAATQQEAHQFSS, encoded by the coding sequence ATGGAAGGCCAACAAGGAATCAATAACCCAAAAACCGTCCAGGCCCTGATCCTGACCGGGTTCGGCATCAACTGCGAAGAGGAATTCGCGGCGGCCTACCGCCTGGCCGGCGCCGAAGCTACCATCGTGCACCTCAACGAGGTCATGCACGGCCACGTCAGTATCCACGACTACGACATCCTGAACTTCCCCGGCGGCTTCAGCTTCGGCGACGACCTGGGCTCGGGCGTGGTGCTGGCTAACAAGCTGCGCCACCGTAAAAACGCCGCGGGCCGCACTCTGCTCGACGATATTAAGCAGTTCATTGCCAATGGCAAGTTCGTGATGGGCATCTGCAACGGCTTCCAGGTGCTGGTTAAGCTGGGCTTGCTGCCCAACCTGAGCGGCAATGTGACGCCCGAAGTAACCTTGACCCACAACGCCTCAGGCCGCTACGAGGACCGGTGGGTTCGTTTGAAAGTCAACCCTAAGTCGAACTCGCCCTTCCTCAAAGGCATCGACAGCATGGAAGTGCCGGTGCGCCACGGCGAAGGCCGCCTCATTATCAAGGGCGAAGAAACGCTAGCCGAAATCGAAGCCCGGGGCCTGAACTGCCTGGCCTATACCGACTATGACGGCTCGCCGACGGACGTGTACCCGCATAACCCCAACGGCGCCGACCTGAACTGCGCCGGCCTGACCGACACTACCGGGCAGGTATTCGGCCTGATGCCCCACCCCGAGGCTTTCCTCTCGCTCTACAACCACCCCGACTGGGCCCGGCGCAAACGCCAGAACCCGGGACTTAGTGAGGAAGGCGACGGGCTCAAGCTGTTCCGCAACATCGTGGAGCACGTGCATAGTCAGCGGGCCACCGCCGCCACCCAACAGGAAGCCCATCAGTTTTCATCCTAG
- a CDS encoding DUF4240 domain-containing protein, giving the protein MTIPEFWQLIDASKTAAAGDQTAQADFLSEQLAALEPAQIIEFECRLRENLREADDFNIMAALKIMDGYVSDASYLYFRAWLVGQGQTVFQNALRDADSLAQVAKEPYQDFENLLYVATEAFGRRTGQREEDETFPRDVAVSRGLDYDLGAETKGEDWREEQLPKLLPRLWKKFSS; this is encoded by the coding sequence ATGACTATCCCCGAATTCTGGCAGTTGATAGATGCCTCTAAAACTGCCGCCGCTGGCGACCAAACTGCCCAGGCTGATTTTTTGTCGGAGCAGCTGGCCGCTTTAGAGCCAGCCCAGATAATTGAGTTTGAGTGCCGCCTGCGCGAAAATCTGCGGGAAGCCGACGACTTCAACATAATGGCCGCCCTCAAGATTATGGACGGCTACGTGTCGGACGCCTCCTACCTGTACTTCCGCGCCTGGCTGGTAGGGCAGGGGCAAACGGTATTTCAGAACGCCCTGCGGGATGCGGATAGTTTGGCCCAGGTAGCCAAGGAGCCGTATCAGGATTTCGAAAACCTGCTCTACGTGGCCACCGAAGCCTTCGGGCGGCGCACCGGACAGCGCGAAGAAGACGAAACTTTCCCGCGGGATGTAGCAGTCAGCCGCGGCCTAGACTACGACCTGGGCGCTGAAACCAAGGGTGAGGACTGGCGGGAAGAACAGCTGCCCAAGCTGCTGCCGCGGCTGTGGAAGAAGTTTAGTAGCTAG
- the purF gene encoding amidophosphoribosyltransferase: MCGIVGFYGPDDVAHDIVFGLTALQHRGQDAAGIATFDDNFHLCKGNGLIADVFKPKQLKKLKGNIGIGHARYTTQGSNDAELAQPFTTSYPFGLAMVHNGNVINFRSAAKRLHEKYHVLPKTSNDLELIMYTFASELRLKNLDNLSVIDIFDAVETTQELVKGAYATITIIAGHGLLAFNDPLGIRPLVLGRRETENGPIYAFASESTCFDYLGFEFIKNVGPGQAVFIDKNYKVHYKNPYSLPKAFCVFEHIYFAREDSTIHGRLVARERVRLGKILARKVIESGIQPDMVIDVPSSGYFAASGLAEAIGVPYRRALVKNNHMGRSFIVSSQAGREDIVKKKLNPIREFVEGKKIAVVDDSIVRGTTSRRIVRILREAGAKEVYFISSAPPIVSPCIYGIDMAMSTELIAANYTEEEICRYIEADKVIYQSIDDLKELFSEERGNGGNCFACFTGQYPTGDVTKYLRHIQEERQSHRGDKKNSSAEPVASVSAKAPAPTEH; this comes from the coding sequence ATGTGCGGAATTGTAGGTTTTTACGGCCCCGATGACGTTGCCCACGACATCGTTTTTGGCTTGACGGCGCTTCAGCACCGCGGCCAGGACGCGGCCGGTATAGCCACCTTCGATGATAATTTTCACCTCTGTAAGGGCAACGGCCTGATTGCCGACGTCTTCAAGCCCAAGCAGCTCAAAAAGCTCAAGGGCAACATCGGTATCGGCCACGCCCGCTACACCACCCAGGGCTCCAACGACGCCGAGCTGGCCCAGCCGTTTACCACGAGCTACCCCTTCGGCCTGGCCATGGTGCACAACGGCAACGTCATCAACTTCCGCTCGGCCGCCAAGCGCCTGCACGAGAAGTACCACGTGCTGCCCAAGACCAGCAACGACCTGGAGCTCATCATGTACACCTTCGCCTCGGAGCTGCGCCTGAAAAACCTCGACAACCTTTCGGTTATCGACATTTTCGACGCCGTCGAAACGACCCAGGAGCTGGTGAAGGGTGCTTACGCCACTATTACCATTATTGCCGGCCACGGCCTGCTGGCCTTCAACGACCCGCTGGGCATCCGGCCCCTGGTGCTGGGTCGGCGCGAAACGGAGAACGGGCCTATCTACGCCTTTGCCTCCGAAAGCACCTGCTTCGACTACCTGGGCTTTGAGTTCATCAAGAACGTGGGTCCGGGCCAGGCGGTGTTTATCGACAAGAACTACAAGGTGCATTACAAGAACCCGTACAGCCTGCCCAAGGCGTTCTGCGTGTTCGAGCACATCTACTTCGCCCGCGAAGACTCCACCATTCACGGCCGCCTGGTAGCCCGGGAGCGGGTGCGTCTGGGCAAGATTCTGGCCCGTAAGGTCATTGAGTCGGGCATTCAGCCGGATATGGTGATTGACGTGCCCTCGTCGGGCTACTTCGCCGCTTCGGGGTTGGCTGAGGCCATCGGCGTGCCCTACCGGCGGGCGTTGGTAAAGAACAACCACATGGGCCGCTCCTTTATCGTGAGCAGCCAGGCCGGGCGCGAGGACATTGTCAAGAAGAAGCTCAACCCGATTCGGGAGTTTGTAGAAGGCAAGAAGATTGCCGTCGTCGATGACAGCATCGTGCGCGGCACTACTTCGCGCCGCATCGTGCGGATTCTGCGGGAGGCCGGGGCCAAGGAGGTCTACTTTATCAGTAGCGCCCCGCCCATCGTGTCGCCCTGCATCTACGGCATCGACATGGCCATGAGCACCGAGTTGATTGCGGCCAATTACACCGAGGAGGAAATCTGCCGCTACATCGAGGCCGACAAGGTTATCTACCAGTCCATCGATGATTTGAAGGAGCTGTTTTCCGAAGAGCGGGGTAACGGTGGTAACTGCTTTGCCTGCTTTACCGGCCAGTACCCCACCGGCGACGTGACCAAATACCTGCGCCACATCCAGGAGGAGCGCCAGAGCCACCGCGGCGACAAGAAAAACTCGTCTGCTGAGCCCGTAGCCTCGGTTAGCGCCAAAGCCCCGGCTCCAACTGAGCATTAA
- a CDS encoding AIR synthase-related protein, translated as MNNTIKETAGYSIEEGNAASKNAYHWAQKTFSTRAGKPGEPAQDLAGGFSNEIRFGSERLGIGSDGIGTKIEVAERLDRYDTLGYDLIAMVADDLVVAGFIPTNLSNIIDVNTLDYAVVDELMRGLHDAAQFSQIAVTGGEIAELGNRIGGYPGAKMNFNWCSTAVGVLHPSLERPLSGANVRAGQAVVALRSPSFRSNGYSLARRALTKAFGEKWHEAPYTGSDAAEMGQTWGEVMLAPSLIFSPGVSAVLDAGLPLHAAAHITGGGIADNFKRVLKNGVGAELTNLFEPLPAMQQLAELAGITPIEAYLYWNMGNGMLLVTDEAQAEAVAETLRGNGYQAQVAGRITAEPGVRLVVSAGELSYE; from the coding sequence ATGAACAACACGATTAAAGAAACCGCCGGCTACTCCATCGAAGAAGGCAATGCCGCTTCCAAAAATGCGTACCACTGGGCGCAGAAAACCTTCTCGACCCGCGCCGGTAAGCCCGGTGAGCCGGCGCAGGATTTGGCCGGAGGCTTCTCCAACGAAATTCGCTTTGGCAGTGAGCGGCTGGGTATCGGCTCCGACGGTATCGGGACCAAGATTGAAGTGGCCGAGCGCCTGGACCGCTACGATACGCTGGGTTACGACCTAATTGCCATGGTAGCTGACGACTTGGTAGTAGCCGGCTTTATCCCAACCAACCTCTCGAACATCATCGACGTGAACACGCTCGACTACGCGGTGGTCGATGAGCTCATGCGCGGCCTGCACGACGCGGCCCAGTTCAGCCAGATTGCCGTGACGGGCGGGGAAATTGCCGAGCTCGGCAACCGCATCGGCGGCTACCCCGGAGCCAAAATGAACTTCAACTGGTGCTCAACGGCTGTGGGCGTGCTGCACCCCAGTCTGGAGCGGCCTTTGAGTGGGGCCAACGTGCGCGCCGGGCAGGCCGTGGTGGCGCTTCGCTCACCCTCGTTCCGCTCGAATGGCTACTCTCTGGCGCGCCGCGCCCTCACCAAAGCCTTCGGAGAAAAGTGGCACGAAGCCCCTTACACGGGGTCTGACGCCGCCGAAATGGGCCAGACCTGGGGCGAGGTAATGCTGGCACCTTCCCTTATTTTCTCGCCCGGCGTGAGCGCAGTGCTGGATGCGGGTTTGCCCCTGCACGCAGCGGCGCACATCACCGGCGGCGGCATTGCCGACAACTTCAAGCGGGTGCTCAAAAACGGCGTGGGTGCCGAGCTGACCAATCTTTTTGAGCCTTTGCCCGCCATGCAGCAGCTGGCTGAGCTGGCCGGCATTACGCCCATTGAAGCTTACCTGTACTGGAACATGGGCAACGGAATGCTGCTCGTTACCGACGAAGCCCAGGCCGAAGCCGTAGCCGAAACCCTACGCGGCAACGGCTACCAGGCCCAGGTAGCCGGCCGCATCACCGCTGAGCCCGGTGTTCGGCTGGTAGTAAGTGCCGGTGAGCTAAGCTACGAGTAG
- a CDS encoding phosphoribosylaminoimidazolesuccinocarboxamide synthase: protein MNTLNHFDTPQLELLHRGKVRDSYRAPSGERLIVVTDRLSAFDSVLETPVAHKGAVLNGLAAFWFDKTRHIIPNHVISLLDPNVTLAKEAEPIRVEMVVRNYLTGSMLRGYQQGQRTFSGVTVPDGLTKHQKFPEPIVTPTTKEESDREITPENLVSEGWVSAELYEKMRVKSLELFNFASAWMAERGIILVDTKYEFGLLDGELILIDEIHTPDSSRFWSAEDYAKNPEAVEQIDKEYVRQWLIANKQDGQYPRALTPEVSAEATRRYLDIYERITGVPLPTGNESTTGSDVQARLVGNLVRAGIMKDA, encoded by the coding sequence ATGAACACCCTCAACCACTTCGATACCCCCCAACTCGAACTCCTGCACCGCGGCAAAGTCCGTGACTCGTACCGTGCTCCTTCCGGCGAGCGGCTCATCGTGGTAACCGACCGGCTGTCGGCCTTCGACTCGGTGCTGGAAACGCCGGTAGCCCACAAAGGGGCGGTGCTCAACGGGCTGGCGGCTTTCTGGTTCGACAAAACCCGGCACATCATCCCCAACCACGTGATTTCGCTGCTCGACCCGAACGTGACCCTGGCCAAGGAGGCCGAGCCAATTCGGGTGGAAATGGTCGTGCGCAACTACCTCACCGGTTCGATGCTGCGCGGCTACCAGCAGGGCCAGCGTACCTTCTCGGGCGTAACCGTGCCAGACGGTCTGACCAAGCACCAAAAGTTTCCCGAGCCCATCGTGACGCCGACTACAAAAGAAGAGTCGGACCGCGAGATTACGCCGGAAAACCTGGTGTCAGAAGGCTGGGTGTCGGCGGAACTCTACGAGAAGATGCGGGTGAAGTCTCTGGAGCTGTTCAACTTCGCTTCGGCGTGGATGGCTGAGCGAGGCATTATTCTGGTGGACACCAAATACGAATTTGGTTTGCTGGATGGGGAGCTGATTTTGATTGACGAAATCCACACGCCCGATTCGTCGCGGTTCTGGAGCGCCGAGGACTACGCCAAGAACCCTGAGGCCGTGGAGCAAATAGATAAGGAGTACGTGCGCCAGTGGCTGATTGCCAACAAGCAGGACGGCCAGTATCCCCGCGCCCTCACCCCGGAGGTTTCGGCTGAAGCCACCCGCCGCTACCTCGATATCTACGAGCGTATCACGGGTGTCCCGCTGCCTACCGGCAACGAAAGCACTACCGGCAGCGACGTGCAAGCCCGCCTCGTGGGCAACCTGGTGCGCGCTGGTATCATGAAGGATGCTTAA